TAAAATAAAACTTCATGAAATTCAAGAGAGAAAAATTCCTGAAAAACTAGATGAAGAGATGCTAAAAACTTTACTTCCAAATGAAGAAAAGCCAACTGAAGAATTACTTGATGAGCGTATAAAAGAGCAAATCCGCCAAGAGAAAATTTATAAACTTATAAATGATGAGCTTAAGCCAAAATTTGCTGAAGCTGCGGTCGAGAAATTTAAATTTGATGTGCCAAAAAATATTGTTGAGCAAGAGATCGATATGCAGTTTAGAAACGCATGGAGCTCATTTACTCCAGATGATATGAAAAAATTTAGAGAGGACAAAGACGCTCTTTCTAAAAAACGTGATGAGTTTAGAAAAGATGCTGAAAATAGCGTTCGGTTAACTTTCATTATCGATGAGCTAGCTCGCGTAAGAGGCGTGAAAGTAAGCGATCAAGAGGTCATTCAAGCGATCTATTTTGAGGCATATAGAAGCGGTCAAGATCCAAAAGCACACCTTGAGATGTACCGCAACCAAGGCATGCTTCCAGCTATAAAGATGTCAATGATCGAAGAGAAGCTATTTGGTGAGCTCTTTAACAAAGAAAAAGACGAGAAAAAAGCAAGTAAAAAAGAGAAGGTCGAGTAATGAGCTATTACGTTCCTGTCGTAGTTGAAAGAACTAGTAGAGGTGAGCGAAGCTATGATATATACTCCCGTCTTTTAAAAGACAGGATCGTTATGCTAAGTGGTGAGATAGAGGACGGCATGGCCGCTTCTATTGTCGCCCAGCTTCTATTTTTAGAGGCTGAAGATCCAGATAAAGATATCTATCTATATATAAACTCACCAGGTGGCGTTATAACAAGTGGCTTTAGCATCTATGATACGATGAACTACATAAAGCCAGATGTTTGCACGATCTGTATCGGCCAAGCTGCTAGCATGGGTGCATTTTTGCTAAGCTGTGGCGCACCAGGTAAAAGATATGCGTTGCCAAATTCTCGCATCATGATACATCAACCACTTGGCGGCGCTAGAGGACAAGCGACTGATATCGAGATACAAGCTCGTGAAATTTTACGTATGAAAGAGATTTTAAACGGAATTTTGGCCAAAAATACAGGTCAAAAGCTAAGTAAGATCGTAAAAGATACTGAACGTGACTTTTTTATGAGTTCGGCCGAAGCCAAAGAGTACGGACTTGTTGATAAAATTTTGGAGAAAAGTTTTAAATAAGGCCCAAAGTGATAAAGATAGATAATGCACCAGACCCTAAGAAAAAAGTGGTTGAGGTAAAACATGTTCTAGAAAAAGAAAAGGTAGATATCTACAGATTTTCAGAAAATGTTTTGCATGAATTAAGCGACGATAATGTTCCATCTACGCCAAATAATTACTCTATTTATTTTGAGAAAATGCTTGATGGACAGCCTGATGAATTTAGAAAAGAGATCGGTGATATTATAGTCGCAAATTCTGAAATTTCAGTGCCTACAAATGGTAATATCTCTATTGAAAAAGAGATAAAGCAAGGATTTATCCAGATAAAAAGCATGCTTCAAGCCGTGGTGCTAATCTATAAAAATTTAGGCATCATGAGAGGCCTAGTGCAAAAGCGCATGGATGCACTCAAAAACAATACAAATATCCTAGTTCTTCAAAATGTTTTAAGCGCATTTAATCATGACCTAATAAAATTAAACAGCCTTATGGATAAGCATCTTGATGTCATTAAAGTAAGCTATGACGAAGTAGCCAAGATGCTTAAATCTATTGAAGAGCAGTCGATTTACGATACGACATATGACGTTTATAATAAAAAATTTCTAGTAGCCACAGTACAAAGTGAAGTAGAAGCCGTTAAAAGATATGGCTATAACGCATCGTTTTTATTAGTAAGAGCAAAAGATAGATTTACAAATCGTGTTAAAAATTTAAAAGAGCGAAACAATATGTATAAAGCTATATCACAGCTTCTTTTAAGAACTTCTAGAAGAAGCGATATAGTAGCTCATTACGGTGATGGCTGTTTTGCTATGGTTATGAAATATACTGATGAAAATGGCACAAAACAAGCCGGTAGCAGAATTTTAAATATGCTTTCATCTATACCTTGGAAGATAGATGGTGAAGAGTGTAAGCTTGATATCCAAGTGGTTTCAAGCATGATAACAAAAACAAGAAGTGCTGAAGAATTAATCTCTTACTCGTTAGATCAACTAATACTAACACAAGATGATGAGCAGCCTATATTTTTGGGTGAATAAATAGGAGTTTGAGCTTGATCTTAGAGGTTTTATCTTATCCAAATAAAAAGCTTTATGAAGTCTCAAAAGAGGTTAAAATTTTTGACGAGGAACTTCACAAACTACTTGATGATATGTATGATACGATGATTGCAAAAGAAGGCATCGGCCTTGCTGCTATTCAGGTAGGTGTTGCAAAAAGAATTTTTATTATAAATTTAGCCAATGATGAGGGCGTGCAAGATAAAGAAAATTTAATCGAAATCATAAATCCAAAGTTTGAACTACGTGAAGGAGAATGCATCTATCAAGAGGGTTGCCTTAGTGTGCCTGGATATTATGAAGATGTAAAAAGAAATGAGGTTGTGGCTATCAAATATCAAGACCGCTTTGGCAAAGAGCAAAGCTTAAAGGCTCATGGGCTTTTAGCTATCGCTATCCAGCATGAAAACGATCATTTAGATGGACATCTTTTTATAGAAAAAATCGGCTTTAATAAACGCAAAAAATTTGACAAGGAATACAAAAAGCAAAAAAAAGAAAAAGTTTCATGAAGTCTTTAAGATGTGCTACTTACGG
The Campylobacter concisus genome window above contains:
- a CDS encoding GGDEF domain-containing protein, whose product is MIKIDNAPDPKKKVVEVKHVLEKEKVDIYRFSENVLHELSDDNVPSTPNNYSIYFEKMLDGQPDEFRKEIGDIIVANSEISVPTNGNISIEKEIKQGFIQIKSMLQAVVLIYKNLGIMRGLVQKRMDALKNNTNILVLQNVLSAFNHDLIKLNSLMDKHLDVIKVSYDEVAKMLKSIEEQSIYDTTYDVYNKKFLVATVQSEVEAVKRYGYNASFLLVRAKDRFTNRVKNLKERNNMYKAISQLLLRTSRRSDIVAHYGDGCFAMVMKYTDENGTKQAGSRILNMLSSIPWKIDGEECKLDIQVVSSMITKTRSAEELISYSLDQLILTQDDEQPIFLGE
- the def gene encoding peptide deformylase, producing the protein MILEVLSYPNKKLYEVSKEVKIFDEELHKLLDDMYDTMIAKEGIGLAAIQVGVAKRIFIINLANDEGVQDKENLIEIINPKFELREGECIYQEGCLSVPGYYEDVKRNEVVAIKYQDRFGKEQSLKAHGLLAIAIQHENDHLDGHLFIEKIGFNKRKKFDKEYKKQKKEKVS
- the clpP gene encoding ATP-dependent Clp endopeptidase proteolytic subunit ClpP, whose amino-acid sequence is MSYYVPVVVERTSRGERSYDIYSRLLKDRIVMLSGEIEDGMAASIVAQLLFLEAEDPDKDIYLYINSPGGVITSGFSIYDTMNYIKPDVCTICIGQAASMGAFLLSCGAPGKRYALPNSRIMIHQPLGGARGQATDIEIQAREILRMKEILNGILAKNTGQKLSKIVKDTERDFFMSSAEAKEYGLVDKILEKSFK